In Parasphingorhabdus halotolerans, a single window of DNA contains:
- a CDS encoding glucose 1-dehydrogenase — protein sequence MTGRLEGKTAIITGGASGIGAAMVKRFIEEGAQVLSTDIQQELGEKVAAEAGALFLKQDVSDETGWKKVMARAKSQFGRLDVLINNAGIVIGKNIEDVDLTSWQHLLGINLTGVMLGCQNAIKIMKENPGGSSGSIINIASTSAFTALPSDVTYTTSKSGVRLLTRSVAVHCAHAGYNIRCNNIVPGATQTAIIDAAAEIVPNMVEMAAAMSPMNRIGQGSEMAGAAVYLASDDAGFVTGIDLLVDGGMLAVHPGY from the coding sequence ATGACAGGGCGATTGGAAGGAAAAACCGCGATCATCACCGGCGGGGCATCTGGCATAGGTGCTGCAATGGTAAAACGTTTTATCGAAGAAGGTGCCCAGGTGTTGTCAACCGATATCCAGCAAGAGCTTGGGGAGAAAGTCGCAGCCGAAGCGGGCGCGCTTTTTCTGAAACAGGATGTCTCCGATGAAACAGGTTGGAAGAAGGTCATGGCCCGCGCGAAATCGCAATTCGGGCGGCTCGATGTGCTCATCAACAACGCCGGGATTGTCATCGGGAAAAATATCGAGGATGTCGATCTCACAAGCTGGCAACATCTGCTGGGCATCAACCTCACCGGCGTGATGCTGGGTTGCCAAAACGCTATAAAAATAATGAAGGAAAATCCCGGTGGTTCATCGGGGTCCATCATCAATATTGCATCAACGTCCGCCTTCACCGCGCTACCCAGCGATGTCACTTACACGACATCCAAAAGTGGTGTGCGCCTGTTGACCCGCTCGGTTGCCGTGCATTGCGCGCATGCCGGATATAATATCCGCTGCAATAACATTGTGCCGGGTGCAACGCAAACCGCAATAATCGACGCGGCTGCAGAGATTGTGCCCAATATGGTGGAAATGGCCGCCGCCATGTCGCCGATGAACAGGATCGGCCAAGGCTCGGAAATGGCCGGTGCGGCAGTCTATCTGGCCAGCGATGATGCAGGGTTTGTTACGGGCATCGATCTACTGGTTGATGGCGGGATGCTGGCCGTTCATCCGGGATATTGA
- a CDS encoding acyl-CoA dehydrogenase family protein: MADKVESFVRSKIFTYEKDPRCEDHGPTDDLVQEMRALAREAGVLTPHIKDDSSHFSHLDTALILRKSGLSPLGPLAVNTFAPDEGNMYLLGKCASPEQKKRFLDQLVEGTSRSAFFMTEPADENGAGSDPSMMLTTAKPDGNHWVINGRKTFITGAKGAKVGIIMAKSDDGATMFLVDLPDPAIKIERVLDTIDSSMPGSHSVVNIDNLRVPADQMLGESGEGFKYAQVRLAPARLTHCMRWLGCCDRAQEIASDYACKRQAFGKPLVDHEGVGFMLAENQIDLKQAEMMIDWCASVLDTGDLGTTESSMAKVAVSEALFRIADNCVQVMGGTGLSKDTVVEQVFREVRAFRVYDGPTEVHKWSLAKKIKKAHKIANEG, from the coding sequence ATGGCCGATAAAGTGGAAAGCTTCGTCCGCAGTAAAATTTTTACTTACGAAAAAGACCCGCGTTGCGAGGACCACGGGCCAACCGATGATCTCGTTCAGGAAATGCGTGCGCTCGCTAGAGAAGCTGGTGTTCTGACACCGCATATCAAGGATGATAGCAGCCACTTCTCGCATTTGGATACGGCGCTCATCCTGCGCAAGTCCGGCCTTTCTCCACTTGGGCCATTAGCGGTCAACACATTCGCGCCGGATGAGGGCAATATGTATCTGCTCGGCAAGTGCGCCTCACCCGAACAGAAAAAGCGTTTCCTCGATCAACTCGTCGAAGGGACATCGCGGTCTGCTTTTTTTATGACCGAACCGGCAGATGAAAATGGCGCGGGCAGCGATCCGTCCATGATGCTGACCACCGCAAAACCGGATGGTAATCATTGGGTCATCAATGGCCGAAAAACTTTCATCACTGGTGCAAAGGGCGCCAAGGTCGGCATAATCATGGCCAAATCTGATGACGGCGCGACTATGTTTCTGGTTGATCTCCCCGATCCGGCGATAAAAATCGAGCGGGTACTTGATACCATCGATAGCTCGATGCCGGGCAGTCATTCCGTGGTGAATATAGATAACCTGCGCGTGCCAGCAGACCAGATGCTGGGCGAGAGCGGTGAAGGCTTTAAATACGCCCAGGTGCGGTTGGCACCGGCCCGGCTCACCCACTGCATGCGCTGGCTCGGCTGCTGTGATCGCGCCCAGGAAATCGCAAGCGACTATGCCTGCAAGCGTCAGGCTTTTGGCAAGCCGCTGGTCGACCATGAAGGCGTCGGTTTCATGCTGGCGGAAAACCAGATTGACCTCAAGCAGGCCGAAATGATGATCGACTGGTGCGCCAGCGTTCTTGATACCGGCGATCTGGGCACAACTGAAAGCTCCATGGCGAAGGTCGCTGTGTCCGAAGCATTGTTCCGGATCGCCGATAATTGTGTGCAGGTCATGGGCGGAACCGGCCTCAGCAAAGATACAGTTGTAGAACAGGTCTTCCGCGAGGTGCGCGCGTTCCGAGTTTATGACGGACCCACCGAGGTGCATAAATGGTCACTGGCGAAAAAGATCAAGAAGGCCCACAAGATTGCAAATGAAGGATAG
- a CDS encoding NADP-dependent oxidoreductase, with product MTTNRKFTLAKRPDGEPKPDDFKLVEETLPELQDGQFLVRNHYISLDPAQRGWMDDRPSYMPPIPLGDAVRASAMGRVQASKNPDFPEGQWVMGLGAIEEYSVGQSGGFTFPVDVSVAPSPTNFLSVLGAVGMTAYFGLLDDGKPQEGETVLVSGAAGAVGSLVGQIAKIKGCRTVGIAGGADKCARLVSDYGYDAAIDYRGKDVAALEAAVREAAPNGVDIIFENVGGNILDAGLNNLNEKARIIICGLISEYNSKEPVGARNIWQLIVKQATMKGFLVRDYPPRFAEGAAAMGQWVAEGKIKFDEDIDVGIENAYDAFMKLFSGSNQGKMILDVSPAD from the coding sequence ATGACCACCAACCGCAAATTCACCCTCGCCAAACGTCCCGATGGCGAGCCCAAACCGGATGATTTCAAGTTGGTCGAAGAAACCTTACCCGAATTGCAGGACGGCCAGTTTCTTGTCCGCAATCATTATATCTCCCTCGACCCGGCACAGCGCGGATGGATGGATGACCGGCCAAGTTATATGCCGCCCATCCCATTGGGCGATGCTGTTCGCGCAAGCGCGATGGGGCGCGTTCAGGCTTCCAAAAATCCAGATTTCCCGGAAGGCCAATGGGTGATGGGGCTGGGCGCGATAGAAGAATATTCCGTCGGACAGTCAGGCGGGTTTACCTTCCCCGTCGATGTCTCCGTTGCGCCATCGCCAACCAATTTCCTGTCGGTCTTGGGAGCGGTTGGCATGACGGCCTATTTTGGCTTGCTTGACGATGGCAAGCCCCAAGAAGGGGAGACCGTGCTGGTGTCCGGAGCAGCCGGTGCAGTAGGCTCGCTCGTCGGGCAAATCGCCAAGATCAAGGGATGCCGGACGGTTGGTATCGCGGGCGGCGCAGACAAATGCGCCCGGCTTGTCAGCGATTATGGCTATGACGCAGCCATTGACTATCGCGGCAAAGACGTAGCGGCTTTGGAAGCTGCCGTCCGCGAAGCAGCGCCAAACGGTGTTGATATTATCTTTGAAAATGTCGGCGGAAATATTCTTGACGCGGGGCTCAACAATCTCAACGAAAAGGCACGTATCATCATCTGCGGCCTGATTAGCGAATATAACAGCAAAGAGCCGGTTGGCGCGCGCAATATCTGGCAATTGATTGTCAAACAAGCGACGATGAAGGGGTTCCTTGTCCGCGATTATCCACCCCGCTTTGCCGAAGGCGCTGCGGCGATGGGCCAATGGGTCGCGGAAGGAAAAATCAAGTTTGACGAGGATATCGATGTGGGGATTGAAAATGCCTATGATGCCTTCATGAAACTCTTCTCGGGCAGCAATCAGGGCAAGATGATTTTGGATGTATCACCCGCTGACTAG
- a CDS encoding nuclear transport factor 2 family protein, translated as MLDLYADDAEVEDPAGTEPKRADQILEFYTNAFAGGAKVELTGEICLSTATAAFPFKAEIKSVEGPVTRLHVIDIFEFDQAGKVRKMTAHFGPANMTVTDS; from the coding sequence GTGCTCGATCTTTACGCCGATGATGCCGAGGTGGAAGATCCGGCTGGCACTGAGCCAAAGAGAGCGGACCAGATTCTTGAATTTTATACCAACGCTTTTGCTGGCGGCGCGAAGGTTGAACTGACCGGCGAAATATGCCTTAGTACGGCGACTGCGGCTTTCCCGTTCAAAGCCGAAATCAAGTCGGTCGAGGGGCCGGTGACGCGGCTTCACGTTATCGATATTTTTGAATTCGACCAAGCGGGCAAGGTGCGAAAGATGACAGCGCATTTCGGGCCAGCCAATATGACCGTTACCGACAGCTAG
- a CDS encoding SDR family oxidoreductase, translating to MGRLNGKIAIVTGAGSGLGRAISIAFAQEGARVVATDLDGETATVTAGMIGENAVGLVQDVVEEARWKAVFAETESHFGRPHILINNAGLVLPATIEDCTLEQFRRQNSVMLEGVFLGCREAVRSMKSSDQLCSIINLSSMAALQGYSPFVAYAAAKGGVRSMTKSVAMHCKEQNYPIRCNSLHPAGIDTPMVRQEAVGAGGDETPETGMIPLGGLGHPDDVANLCVYLASDESRFMTAGEYPVDNGTLYQPQM from the coding sequence ATGGGTAGGTTAAACGGGAAAATCGCGATTGTAACGGGCGCAGGATCCGGGTTGGGGAGGGCGATCAGCATCGCATTTGCCCAGGAAGGCGCGCGGGTTGTCGCGACCGATCTTGATGGTGAAACCGCTACGGTGACCGCTGGGATGATTGGTGAAAATGCCGTCGGCCTTGTGCAAGACGTTGTAGAAGAAGCGCGCTGGAAAGCCGTTTTTGCGGAAACTGAAAGCCATTTCGGACGCCCGCATATTTTGATCAATAACGCTGGTCTGGTTTTGCCCGCGACCATAGAAGATTGTACGCTGGAACAGTTCCGGAGACAAAATAGTGTGATGCTGGAGGGTGTGTTTCTGGGGTGCCGGGAAGCGGTCAGGTCGATGAAATCAAGCGACCAGCTCTGTTCGATTATTAATTTGAGCTCAATGGCAGCGCTGCAAGGCTATTCACCCTTTGTTGCTTATGCAGCTGCCAAGGGCGGTGTGCGCTCCATGACCAAATCAGTCGCGATGCACTGCAAGGAGCAGAATTACCCAATCCGCTGCAACAGTCTGCATCCTGCCGGCATCGACACGCCGATGGTGCGGCAAGAAGCAGTGGGCGCGGGGGGTGATGAAACGCCGGAAACAGGGATGATCCCGCTCGGCGGATTGGGCCATCCCGATGATGTCGCCAATCTCTGTGTCTATCTAGCGAGCGATGAAAGCCGGTTTATGACCGCAGGCGAATATCCTGTGGATAACGGCACTCTCTATCAGCCGCAGATGTAG
- a CDS encoding limonene-1,2-epoxide hydrolase family protein, giving the protein MSGTNEKLVLDFIDAWNRLDYDAIYGAMSEDIFYHNIPMEPCNGMAEVKAFFDQGGFNFDGAQWDVHHIAATGHVVLTERTDKFRIGEKWIAIRVMGTFEIENGKITKWRDYFDLAEFQGQMAEVMGASAA; this is encoded by the coding sequence ATGTCAGGTACCAATGAAAAGCTTGTTCTGGATTTCATCGATGCTTGGAACCGGCTGGATTATGATGCGATCTATGGCGCGATGTCAGAGGATATTTTCTATCATAATATCCCGATGGAACCGTGCAACGGAATGGCCGAGGTCAAAGCTTTTTTTGATCAAGGTGGTTTCAATTTTGACGGTGCGCAATGGGACGTCCATCATATCGCAGCGACCGGCCATGTGGTGTTAACCGAACGCACCGACAAATTCCGTATCGGCGAAAAATGGATAGCCATCCGCGTGATGGGCACGTTTGAAATTGAAAATGGCAAGATCACCAAATGGCGTGACTATTTCGATCTGGCCGAGTTTCAGGGGCAAATGGCAGAGGTTATGGGAGCCAGTGCAGCTTAG
- a CDS encoding thiolase family protein — protein MSDVCIVGAGIHPFGRTEGRDGMAQGVFAVKQALADTGIKWEDVEFAFGGSAASGAADNMVSHLGLTGIQFINVSNGCATGGSALNAAASAIKSGEYELGMAVGFDKHPRGAFNADPASYGLPHWYGEAGYMLTTQFFGAKIMRYLHEHGLSRETLGRVSEKAFRNGAKTDHAWRRSEVDLETIMAAPMISDPLNKYMFCSPAEGAVALILASEKKAKELGGPMIRLKTSVMRTRPPGSFEVFAASIDVERGGTPTEIAAKAAFEQAGVGPEDIDVAQLQDTESGAEIMHMAENGFCPPGDQEKWLIEGRTEIHGELPVNTDGGCLACGEPIGASGLRQVYENVVQLRGTAGERQVPGDPKTAYTQVYGAPGVAAVTILQR, from the coding sequence ATGTCAGACGTATGCATCGTAGGAGCGGGCATCCATCCCTTTGGCCGGACAGAAGGCCGGGATGGCATGGCGCAGGGTGTCTTTGCGGTAAAACAGGCTTTGGCCGACACTGGCATAAAATGGGAAGATGTCGAATTTGCCTTTGGCGGTTCTGCGGCTTCGGGCGCGGCTGATAATATGGTCTCGCACCTGGGCCTGACGGGTATCCAGTTTATCAATGTTTCCAATGGCTGCGCAACTGGCGGTTCCGCGCTCAATGCAGCAGCGAGTGCGATCAAGTCAGGCGAATATGAGCTTGGCATGGCAGTTGGTTTCGACAAGCATCCCCGCGGCGCGTTCAATGCTGACCCTGCAAGCTACGGCCTGCCCCACTGGTATGGAGAGGCCGGCTATATGCTCACCACACAGTTCTTCGGTGCGAAGATCATGCGCTACTTGCACGAACATGGTTTGAGCCGCGAAACGCTGGGCCGGGTATCGGAAAAGGCATTTCGCAATGGCGCGAAAACCGACCATGCTTGGCGGCGCAGCGAGGTTGATCTCGAAACAATCATGGCCGCGCCAATGATATCTGATCCACTCAATAAATATATGTTCTGCTCGCCCGCCGAGGGCGCGGTGGCACTTATTTTGGCGAGCGAGAAAAAGGCGAAGGAACTCGGCGGGCCGATGATCCGCCTTAAAACATCGGTTATGCGCACCCGGCCCCCAGGATCGTTTGAAGTTTTTGCCGCTTCCATTGATGTTGAACGCGGTGGCACGCCAACTGAAATTGCCGCCAAGGCTGCTTTCGAGCAAGCCGGTGTTGGTCCGGAAGATATTGATGTGGCGCAACTGCAAGATACCGAGTCAGGTGCGGAAATCATGCATATGGCCGAGAATGGCTTTTGTCCGCCGGGCGATCAGGAAAAGTGGCTGATCGAAGGCCGCACCGAAATTCACGGCGAGCTGCCGGTAAATACGGATGGCGGTTGCCTGGCTTGCGGAGAACCGATCGGCGCATCAGGACTGCGGCAGGTTTACGAGAATGTCGTGCAACTGCGAGGAACCGCTGGCGAGCGTCAGGTGCCCGGCGATCCGAAGACAGCCTATACGCAGGTTTACGGCGCGCCCGGTGTGGCGGCGGTGACGATATTGCAGCGGTGA
- a CDS encoding acyl-CoA dehydrogenase family protein — protein MSLILTEEQKMLQDAAAGFLSENAPVSAFRKVRDSKTPDGFCRELWADMAEMGWAGIIVEEEFGGSEFGYVGAGVLAEQMGRHLTASPFFSTSVLGATAIQKYGTLAQKEKNLGTICNGSKLFALAVDEGPRHNPNHIEFTARTSGNGYVLSGSKTFVADGHVADKLIIAARTSGDADDIAGITLFLVDANAAEISREHTPMVDSRNAANITVDGLEVTGDDIMGEVGGGFEALEGILRAGRAVLGAEISGSSQQVFEMTTDYLKEREQFGRKIGSFQGLQHRAAHLATEIEMTKSAVLKSLQLLDDDFESAGATCSMAKAKSGMTGQLATKEAIQMHGGIGVTDEYDVGLYFKRVHMAQQMFGDAGFHADRLAKRSGY, from the coding sequence ATGTCGCTGATACTCACCGAAGAACAGAAAATGTTGCAGGATGCCGCCGCCGGGTTCCTTAGCGAAAACGCGCCTGTATCCGCTTTCCGCAAGGTGCGCGACAGTAAAACGCCGGATGGTTTCTGCCGTGAGCTCTGGGCGGACATGGCAGAAATGGGCTGGGCCGGGATCATTGTCGAGGAAGAATTTGGCGGTAGTGAATTTGGCTATGTTGGCGCCGGGGTTTTGGCCGAACAAATGGGCCGCCATTTGACAGCTTCGCCGTTTTTCTCAACATCTGTTTTAGGGGCAACGGCGATTCAGAAATATGGAACATTAGCGCAGAAAGAAAAAAACCTTGGTACAATTTGTAATGGCAGCAAACTGTTCGCGCTCGCGGTCGATGAAGGGCCGCGTCACAATCCCAATCATATAGAATTTACGGCCAGAACATCAGGAAACGGTTATGTTCTCTCCGGCTCCAAAACATTTGTTGCAGACGGCCATGTTGCAGACAAGCTGATCATTGCTGCGCGGACATCGGGTGATGCGGATGACATAGCGGGCATCACTTTGTTTCTGGTAGATGCCAATGCTGCGGAAATTTCCCGCGAACATACGCCAATGGTAGACAGTCGCAACGCTGCCAATATCACGGTCGATGGCCTCGAAGTTACCGGAGATGATATCATGGGCGAAGTTGGTGGCGGCTTTGAAGCTCTGGAAGGCATATTGCGCGCAGGCCGCGCTGTCTTGGGCGCGGAAATATCTGGTAGCTCCCAACAGGTTTTTGAGATGACGACAGACTATCTGAAAGAGCGCGAACAATTTGGCCGGAAAATCGGCTCGTTTCAGGGACTGCAGCACCGCGCGGCGCATCTGGCAACCGAAATTGAAATGACGAAATCGGCTGTGCTGAAGTCGTTGCAATTGCTTGATGACGATTTTGAAAGTGCGGGGGCTACTTGCTCAATGGCCAAAGCGAAGTCGGGTATGACCGGGCAACTCGCGACGAAGGAAGCCATCCAGATGCACGGCGGGATTGGCGTCACCGATGAATATGATGTCGGACTCTACTTCAAGCGCGTCCATATGGCGCAGCAGATGTTTGGTGATGCAGGATTTCATGCTGACCGCTTGGCAAAACGGTCCGGCTATTGA
- a CDS encoding Zn-ribbon domain-containing OB-fold protein produces the protein MSPQPIAENLFTEDMSALIGARNTDTGQIFFPLPLNQADNIEPFPLASRGTVWTYTVQRFPPKSPYLGPTDIETFKPYIVAYVELPGQTMVESRLTGVEPEDVKIGMEVELAVIPLDPDAPVAEQKLIHAFKPV, from the coding sequence GTGAGTCCACAGCCAATAGCCGAAAACCTGTTTACTGAAGACATGAGCGCGCTGATCGGTGCGCGCAACACAGATACCGGACAGATATTTTTCCCGCTTCCGCTCAATCAGGCCGATAATATTGAACCCTTCCCTCTGGCGTCGCGCGGGACGGTCTGGACCTATACCGTCCAACGCTTTCCACCTAAATCGCCTTATTTGGGGCCGACGGATATCGAAACATTCAAACCTTATATTGTCGCTTATGTCGAATTGCCCGGGCAGACGATGGTGGAATCGCGGCTAACCGGCGTTGAACCGGAAGATGTCAAAATCGGCATGGAAGTAGAGCTAGCCGTTATACCGCTTGATCCCGATGCCCCGGTTGCCGAGCAAAAACTTATTCACGCATTCAAGCCCGTTTAG
- a CDS encoding TonB-dependent receptor, with amino-acid sequence MTTETQNHKSVFGKEAVRGLMMGSAATLAFAGFSAPAMAQEADEEANSTIITVIARKQTESLQEVPVTVTAIAGDTLDKFQVDQIADVVSRVPSLNVQVGGSGSGGQISLRGVGSSNISAAFDSAVAFDFDGVQVSTMRIVQAGFFDVAQIDVLKGPQSLFFGKSASAGVVAIRSANPTSTWEVGGKASYEFEEKGYNIGGYISGPISDTLGIRVAAQYTDISEFAKIQPGIPALIRNRGTKDFVGRVTLQWDPSDRFNANLKLNYVRNENDGAIGQADLNCGPNGRADEIVLLGGAIAIPSGANCNDKDQLYPTSDPSPTAVVKFPDGSAGANGRYPGHPFGETEIIFGRLKWDLDLSDSLTLSSVSGYLNLDAVDFDSYSYQGVGPAFNPGGVPVGLIAPALAAVNGVGSPQGFGSSDPRNRTEQFTQELRIASDYEGMFNFMLGAFYESREIDFDTSQQAVNISIIAPDPITGNTYDYFKKHNTKTEALSFFGSVTLDLTEQLELSGGLRWTDETKVNTITVPYVHAFLGPGPAFIGSGFFSGPINFSDSNFSPEVSLRYQATDDINVYAAFKTGFKSGGIDNSALPSNSLSAAALSGDFGSLIFKSESSKGGEIGIKSQFADRSVTLNGSVFYYLFDDLQVQNFNATTIQFVTLNAGQLESKGFDIDWAWSTPIEGLNFSGALAYTDTKYSKAFITGPGPDGIAGNADDVDLNGRQAARAPKFATNVAFDWAIPMGDALEFGLNGNLQYSGSYFTNDDTLTDLRQDSYVTIDGAISVGHPDGKWKLSLIGTNLTDKIITSTSGGRPFLAGPGLGLPVGDDLIVTQNRGRQVFVEAKFKF; translated from the coding sequence ATGACCACAGAAACACAAAACCACAAATCCGTATTCGGCAAAGAGGCTGTTCGCGGATTGATGATGGGCTCCGCCGCAACATTGGCATTTGCCGGTTTTTCGGCCCCCGCAATGGCGCAGGAGGCTGATGAAGAAGCCAATAGCACTATCATCACCGTGATTGCTCGCAAACAGACCGAGTCATTGCAGGAAGTGCCTGTTACCGTGACGGCGATTGCCGGCGACACGCTGGACAAATTTCAGGTTGATCAGATTGCCGATGTGGTGAGCCGTGTGCCTTCTCTCAATGTGCAGGTTGGCGGTTCCGGGTCTGGTGGCCAGATCAGCCTTCGTGGCGTAGGATCTTCCAATATTTCAGCCGCTTTCGACTCTGCTGTCGCCTTTGATTTTGACGGTGTGCAAGTGAGCACCATGCGTATTGTGCAAGCCGGCTTTTTTGACGTTGCCCAGATTGATGTTCTCAAGGGTCCGCAATCACTCTTCTTCGGAAAAAGTGCTTCGGCAGGCGTGGTTGCCATTCGTTCAGCCAATCCAACTTCCACTTGGGAAGTCGGCGGCAAGGCATCATATGAGTTTGAGGAAAAAGGCTACAATATCGGTGGTTATATCTCCGGTCCCATCAGTGATACGCTCGGGATTCGTGTGGCTGCACAATATACGGATATTAGCGAATTTGCCAAAATCCAGCCGGGCATCCCGGCGCTTATTAGAAATCGGGGCACAAAGGACTTTGTCGGTCGCGTCACCCTGCAATGGGATCCGTCGGACCGGTTCAATGCCAACCTGAAATTGAATTATGTCCGCAACGAGAATGATGGGGCTATAGGACAAGCGGACCTGAATTGCGGTCCGAACGGCAGAGCCGACGAGATAGTTTTGCTCGGCGGAGCAATCGCGATTCCGTCAGGAGCAAATTGTAACGACAAAGACCAGTTATATCCTACTTCCGATCCATCTCCGACCGCAGTTGTAAAATTCCCCGATGGCAGTGCCGGCGCAAACGGGCGCTATCCTGGGCATCCGTTTGGTGAAACTGAAATCATATTTGGTCGATTGAAATGGGACCTTGATCTGTCAGACAGCCTGACGCTCAGTTCTGTATCTGGATATCTCAACCTCGACGCAGTAGATTTTGACAGCTACAGCTATCAGGGCGTCGGTCCGGCATTTAATCCTGGCGGTGTACCTGTTGGGCTGATCGCTCCGGCGCTTGCTGCAGTGAATGGCGTTGGTTCGCCGCAAGGTTTTGGGTCAAGTGATCCGCGCAACCGTACCGAGCAGTTCACGCAGGAACTTCGTATTGCTAGTGATTATGAAGGGATGTTCAATTTCATGCTCGGTGCATTCTACGAATCGCGCGAAATTGATTTCGATACTTCCCAGCAGGCAGTCAACATCTCGATTATCGCACCTGATCCGATAACGGGCAATACCTATGACTACTTCAAAAAGCACAATACCAAGACCGAAGCGCTGTCCTTCTTCGGTAGCGTAACGCTGGACTTGACCGAACAGCTTGAATTGTCTGGTGGCTTGCGCTGGACCGACGAAACCAAGGTCAATACGATTACGGTGCCCTATGTCCACGCTTTCTTGGGCCCTGGACCAGCATTTATCGGCAGTGGCTTTTTCTCCGGTCCGATCAATTTTTCGGATTCTAACTTCTCGCCAGAAGTCTCACTGAGATATCAGGCAACGGATGACATCAATGTTTATGCTGCTTTCAAAACAGGCTTTAAATCGGGTGGCATTGACAATAGTGCATTGCCATCCAATTCCTTGAGCGCTGCGGCTCTCAGCGGAGATTTTGGTTCGCTGATATTTAAATCCGAATCTAGCAAGGGCGGTGAAATCGGAATAAAATCGCAATTTGCTGATCGTAGCGTGACGCTTAATGGTTCTGTGTTCTACTATCTATTTGACGATCTGCAGGTGCAGAATTTCAACGCGACAACCATTCAGTTTGTGACTTTGAATGCCGGCCAATTGGAAAGTAAGGGATTTGATATAGATTGGGCATGGAGCACCCCTATCGAAGGCCTCAATTTCTCGGGCGCGTTGGCTTATACCGACACTAAATATAGCAAGGCGTTTATCACCGGCCCCGGTCCCGACGGGATTGCCGGTAATGCAGATGATGTGGATTTGAACGGCCGTCAGGCAGCTCGTGCTCCGAAATTTGCAACGAATGTCGCTTTTGACTGGGCTATCCCAATGGGCGATGCCCTTGAATTCGGACTCAATGGCAACCTCCAATACAGCGGTTCGTATTTCACCAATGACGATACGCTCACGGATTTGCGTCAGGACAGCTATGTCACCATTGACGGTGCGATTTCCGTTGGCCATCCGGATGGCAAATGGAAGCTGTCCCTGATTGGTACCAACCTGACCGATAAAATCATTACCAGCACCAGCGGCGGACGTCCGTTCCTTGCAGGACCAGGACTTGGTCTCCCAGTTGGTGACGATTTGATTGTTACGCAAAACCGTGGCCGGCAGGTGTTCGTCGAAGCCAAATTCAAGTTCTGA